The following are from one region of the Pseudodesulfovibrio piezophilus C1TLV30 genome:
- a CDS encoding TolC family outer membrane protein — protein sequence MKRFIFAALCALVITTPALADVDGTTSVKESVIAAVKHHPQIKSLLYNREALSRNLAASLGRFFPSLNLSSDIGYQRYDSATTRANSINNQFRSTSDTTVSLTQNVFDGMDRYNEYQGSEARLDSAKFRLIDNVESVGLDAIRAHIDIVRERKLMELAKVNIAAHQDVLGSIVERVEGGAGSKADEMQARGRVARAETTLITYKGSLATAESEYYRITGLTPTVLDDATFSPDFIPAAFSDVLEKTLDNNPKIKTYKAEVDVSERDKGRTESDMLPNVDVQLSSRHTDHLDGSETHLRDDRAMLAVSWNLFNGGTDYNEIKEADARVNEAKADLENIIDDLTRQVKTAWSDYETSIETIEKHTEALQYSMESRDMYLMQFNVGQRSLLDVLDSINEVFSNSVLLETAKSNRTFSLYKFLALEGELVKTLEVADTTYDTLPQ from the coding sequence ATGAAAAGATTTATATTTGCTGCTCTATGCGCTCTTGTTATAACAACTCCAGCCTTAGCCGATGTTGATGGAACAACCTCCGTCAAGGAGAGTGTTATCGCAGCAGTCAAACATCATCCTCAGATCAAATCCTTGCTTTATAACCGTGAAGCGCTCTCCCGAAATCTTGCAGCCTCACTCGGTCGCTTCTTCCCGTCCCTCAACCTGAGTTCCGACATCGGATACCAGCGTTATGACAGTGCGACCACTCGAGCCAATAGCATCAACAATCAGTTCCGTAGCACTTCGGACACGACTGTCAGTCTCACGCAGAATGTTTTTGATGGAATGGACCGCTACAATGAGTATCAGGGGTCTGAAGCGCGTCTTGATTCTGCCAAATTTCGCCTCATTGACAATGTTGAAAGCGTCGGTCTCGATGCTATCAGAGCGCATATCGATATAGTTCGTGAGCGCAAGCTCATGGAATTGGCCAAAGTCAACATTGCCGCCCACCAGGACGTCCTCGGGTCGATTGTCGAGCGTGTGGAAGGCGGAGCCGGAAGCAAGGCCGACGAAATGCAGGCCAGAGGCCGTGTTGCTCGAGCTGAAACGACGTTGATCACCTACAAAGGAAGCCTGGCAACTGCAGAATCCGAATACTACCGCATCACCGGCCTAACACCGACGGTTCTTGACGATGCCACTTTCAGTCCTGATTTCATTCCCGCAGCCTTTTCCGACGTGTTGGAAAAGACATTGGACAACAACCCCAAGATCAAAACGTACAAAGCAGAAGTCGATGTTTCCGAACGGGACAAGGGAAGAACTGAATCAGATATGCTCCCCAATGTAGACGTTCAACTCAGCTCGCGCCATACTGATCATCTGGACGGTTCGGAGACGCATCTCAGAGACGACAGGGCCATGCTGGCTGTCTCTTGGAATCTTTTCAACGGCGGTACCGACTATAATGAGATCAAGGAAGCCGATGCCCGTGTCAATGAAGCCAAGGCTGATTTGGAAAACATCATCGACGATCTCACCCGTCAGGTGAAGACGGCTTGGTCCGATTATGAAACATCAATCGAAACAATTGAAAAACATACAGAAGCGCTTCAGTACAGCATGGAATCCCGTGATATGTATCTGATGCAATTCAACGTTGGTCAACGCTCATTGCTTGATGTTCTTGACTCCATCAACGAGGTCTTTAGCAACTCTGTCCTGCTTGAAACCGCCAAGTCAAACCGTACTTTTTCCCTCTACAAGTTCCTTGCCCTTGAGGGTGAACTGGTTAAGACACTCGAAGTCGCAGACACGACATACGACACCCTGCCCCAATAA
- a CDS encoding cadherin-like domain-containing protein, translated as VSDGAASDGATLTITVNGTNDIAHINVDTGDSAVGSVTELGANVDQDVSLTTSGTLSISDADSGQALFDTNVDDSDNLGHLTITEDGQWTYTIDNTLSEVQQLGTGDSFTETFTVTSADGTDSQTITVTVNGTNDAPQITDVVSYANDFEHGATGWSNNTVTETDGVFTDFLGRFGTGDSTVKTFDVVDGADSVTIDFDMYEIDSWTQTDNAWGHDDLIITVDGNDITIPLERSNMDYSDEDNAVVRTGTVETESGTITWTFTATEPGTTNKGFGSYEDQIHHVTLTIENPGDSVTLGLGSTLNEALNNESFGIDNIVVNASDDAGNPVFSVLENITDDTTVAQLISTDVEGHDVVYQIVSVIDADGNDVSGMFTIDGDKVVAVGDSGFDYETNASYTVTVVPTDTPAEGALSGDPVSFTVRIGDVNEAPDLDFSSLDTSTNYIVNGSFEDVAIDSGDWAQGHTPEGWTLVEGDRWEVMSGDRFGIDGASDGNNVIDFGVGTHEALVISQEVTGLSEGDYVLTLDMFDRSSNLGGDDGGAINVYWNGELVGTFNPGDTEWETGTINITVGADETSGTLVLESSDNDGYGNVVDNISLYAVSDDAGSGVTITENSAAGTYVATALGTDVDTPDEDLRFSIADGTPFVIDAVTGVITLAEGATLDYENQDSYSVDITVTDGDLSTTKTLTINVGDVNEAPTATDIDLGHMSEDGIGGDGSITFSADQLLAGASDVDGDSLSIDNLSLADGHGTLTDNHDGTWTFTPDANWNGDVEFNYSVTDGTLSTEQTASLTVDAVDDPTVIDFATGVSGHNLVINGSFEDVTIDSGDWAQGHTPEGWTLVEGDRWEAMSGDRFGIIGASDGDNVIDTGVGGNEALVISQEISGLSEGQYILELDLFDRGSNLGEADSGNIEVYWNGELVATYNPDDVNWETGTVVITVGEGETSGELVLASYNNDNYANVIDNISLHSVDSIESGPVEINEGVANGTYIATAFASDVDSTDLSFSITDPDSPFSIDSETGIITVSDSADLDGNNNYDIVVTVTDGDGHTVNDVLNVVVNEPPTSTDFTVSGDTMHAPIAIDFTEDVNIQDIDGTVTDVIITSLPDADSGTLYFNGEPVVEGNTYSLSEGSFSFQAEETDHSTILLGSKEGNDPGLTNWGADSDDVRTTTLSQEVDGHTVTVTSGTGELVQDGDGNYSIVNAGIGDALQQYDENDPSHIGSGIADNDGNGIESGETISVSLGGVVSTAQVGLDGLGSHFEAESGEQAKAVWIATLDGEVVGSGVVENAVDNDTLFEQLTITTDMIDGGLFDTITFTTDSSSGSNWELRYVEAEYGLDTSFTYVPVDNDGLAGNESSVSIEITPDVLTTNEPTSDSFATHVDHGQSVAIDFGGHVLDVEDGSVNTVVIKSLPTDGSLVDDHGNAIVVGQEYNVNDINYVASDSTDGPDATGVFLGTRHEGDQSIDNWGTEVDANTRVLHVSDTISVTVSSNDGALTQYNAENPNHMGVGIGDNDGNGINSGEVITVAFDGAQVSTAEVTFDGLGSDFAEGGSVGATATWVAYNGDTIVAQGEVYAPESGLESVVTIGQDILNGQLFDRIEFSTDSDSSSNWELRSVDAEFGSGDSFEYYPVDSDGLTGNASTVTLTYDAPDTITHEAPVLDLGDGSQVVYDGEHAGYTNMLGIYFVEDGTPSNPEIILTDSKDVSILNNVIATFEGDQDVHFFLVSDAGGEFSADQLGSEMHFVMDNGNWALAMGNDTVDVQFDIAQFNPNGEEASFRFETNADGSLSVEVDDQLGTWDDDDFDDISATVNLVDDGTSDYATTWVENHEGVSIAGDVAISDEDSSRMSSATIILTNAHDGDILNTDALPDGITAQVVDNGDTITVTLSGTMPISDYQEAIHSITYENHASSDPDVTDRVVEVTLFDESGTSSNVATTTISVVDVDVSSQIVLNPSFESSDRIYGSWTQTDGVDNWSNPSDGDIEIWNNHMGKNAADGNQFIELDSANDVDSLSQIIATKAGEMVNLSFAFAPRPGTAGETNDFDVSLGGVLVATVAWNAVDHVFEVTQPGSTEVTTFDYDGSDSGWNTISLDVQAPTDHAELLFTEHGDHNDTFGILLDDVQVHREFDSEILGTHHADTLLGTPGDDFIMAVDNTSDSGHHNHYGSHMTGDYIDGGAGHDAIYGGDGNDILIGGEGNDFIYGGGGNDTIDAGSGNDFINAGSGHNVVTTGDGNDTLFIDQSALNQSHSEIVVNDFVVGTDALEMGDGMSVKDITTVTENSIQYTQVLVGDDHDNNVIVKLLGVTQTDLDSHSTGVDAATHSDDLIQYMIDSGHNS; from the coding sequence CCGTTTCCGATGGCGCGGCTTCAGACGGCGCAACCCTGACAATCACCGTCAACGGAACAAACGATATCGCCCATATCAACGTGGACACGGGAGACTCGGCCGTAGGGTCGGTGACAGAGCTTGGAGCGAATGTTGATCAGGATGTTTCCCTGACGACCTCGGGCACTCTTTCCATCAGTGATGCGGATTCCGGCCAGGCCCTTTTCGACACCAATGTAGATGATTCTGATAATCTGGGACACCTGACCATTACCGAAGACGGGCAATGGACCTACACCATCGACAACACTCTCTCTGAAGTGCAGCAGCTTGGGACCGGCGACTCATTCACGGAGACCTTTACCGTGACTTCGGCCGATGGCACCGACTCACAGACCATCACGGTCACCGTCAATGGGACGAATGATGCACCACAGATTACGGATGTTGTTTCTTATGCAAATGATTTCGAACACGGGGCAACAGGATGGAGCAACAACACAGTCACCGAAACCGATGGAGTCTTTACCGACTTCCTCGGCCGATTCGGGACAGGAGATTCCACGGTCAAGACCTTTGATGTCGTGGACGGTGCTGATTCAGTCACCATTGACTTTGACATGTACGAAATCGATTCATGGACCCAGACCGACAATGCATGGGGGCATGATGATCTCATCATCACGGTAGACGGCAATGATATCACTATCCCGCTGGAACGCAGCAACATGGACTACAGTGATGAAGACAATGCCGTGGTCAGGACCGGAACGGTAGAAACGGAAAGCGGCACGATAACCTGGACCTTCACTGCCACCGAACCAGGGACGACCAACAAGGGATTCGGCAGCTATGAGGATCAAATTCATCATGTCACCCTCACTATCGAAAATCCTGGAGACTCCGTTACTTTGGGGTTGGGGTCAACGCTCAACGAAGCCCTGAACAACGAGTCATTCGGAATAGACAACATCGTCGTCAACGCTTCGGATGATGCAGGCAACCCGGTCTTCAGCGTTCTTGAAAACATCACTGACGATACGACTGTTGCACAGTTGATCTCCACCGATGTCGAAGGGCACGATGTAGTCTATCAAATCGTCAGCGTCATTGACGCCGATGGCAATGATGTCAGCGGTATGTTCACCATCGACGGTGACAAGGTCGTGGCTGTGGGGGATTCCGGGTTTGATTATGAAACCAACGCCAGCTACACCGTCACGGTAGTCCCCACCGACACTCCTGCCGAAGGAGCTTTGTCCGGCGATCCCGTCTCTTTCACCGTCCGTATCGGCGACGTCAATGAAGCCCCTGATCTCGATTTCAGCTCTCTGGATACAAGCACGAATTACATCGTCAACGGCAGCTTCGAAGATGTTGCCATCGATTCCGGCGACTGGGCGCAAGGGCACACCCCAGAGGGGTGGACACTGGTCGAGGGCGACCGATGGGAAGTCATGAGCGGCGACCGCTTCGGTATTGACGGCGCATCTGATGGCAACAACGTCATCGATTTCGGTGTCGGCACCCATGAAGCCCTGGTCATTTCCCAGGAAGTCACCGGTCTGAGCGAAGGTGACTATGTCCTGACTCTGGACATGTTCGACAGAAGTTCCAATCTGGGTGGAGATGATGGCGGGGCCATCAATGTCTACTGGAACGGAGAATTGGTCGGCACTTTCAATCCAGGTGATACCGAGTGGGAAACCGGCACTATCAACATCACCGTTGGCGCAGATGAAACCTCCGGCACACTGGTGCTCGAATCCTCCGACAATGACGGATATGGCAATGTGGTCGACAATATCAGCTTATATGCTGTTTCTGATGATGCAGGATCAGGTGTGACCATTACCGAGAATTCCGCAGCCGGAACCTATGTGGCCACGGCGCTCGGAACCGATGTCGATACCCCGGACGAAGATCTGCGCTTCTCCATCGCAGACGGTACACCTTTCGTCATTGATGCTGTCACCGGTGTCATCACACTGGCCGAGGGCGCGACTCTCGACTATGAGAATCAGGATTCCTACTCCGTGGATATCACGGTTACTGATGGAGACCTCTCCACCACCAAGACCCTGACCATCAATGTCGGGGATGTGAACGAAGCCCCCACTGCGACTGATATCGATCTTGGACATATGAGTGAGGACGGTATCGGTGGAGACGGTTCCATTACCTTCAGTGCAGACCAACTGCTGGCCGGAGCTTCCGATGTGGACGGCGATTCCCTGTCCATTGACAATTTGAGCCTGGCAGATGGGCATGGCACACTGACTGACAACCATGACGGAACATGGACATTTACCCCCGACGCTAACTGGAACGGCGATGTCGAGTTCAATTATTCGGTGACGGATGGAACACTGTCCACGGAGCAAACAGCCAGCCTGACCGTTGACGCGGTGGATGATCCCACGGTCATCGACTTTGCAACCGGCGTCTCAGGCCACAACCTTGTCATCAACGGCAGCTTTGAAGATGTCACCATTGATTCGGGCGACTGGGCACAGGGACACACCCCTGAGGGATGGACTCTGGTCGAAGGCGACCGATGGGAAGCCATGAGCGGCGACCGTTTCGGCATCATAGGCGCATCCGATGGCGACAACGTGATTGACACCGGCGTGGGTGGGAACGAGGCCTTGGTCATCTCACAAGAGATTTCAGGCCTGAGCGAAGGACAGTATATTCTTGAGCTTGACCTCTTCGATCGAGGCTCAAATCTCGGCGAAGCGGACAGCGGCAATATCGAAGTTTACTGGAATGGTGAACTTGTCGCTACGTACAACCCGGACGATGTGAACTGGGAAACCGGTACTGTAGTCATAACAGTAGGAGAAGGCGAAACCTCGGGAGAACTCGTTCTGGCGTCCTACAATAACGACAATTACGCAAACGTCATTGACAATATCTCACTTCATAGCGTCGATTCAATCGAATCCGGGCCGGTGGAAATTAACGAGGGAGTCGCCAACGGCACATATATAGCCACGGCTTTTGCCTCTGATGTGGACTCCACAGACCTCAGTTTCTCCATAACCGATCCTGACTCACCATTTTCGATTGATTCTGAAACCGGAATTATAACCGTCTCCGACTCTGCTGATCTGGATGGAAACAACAATTACGACATCGTGGTGACCGTAACAGACGGCGATGGGCATACTGTCAATGACGTCTTGAATGTGGTCGTCAACGAACCGCCTACCAGCACAGACTTCACGGTCTCCGGTGACACCATGCATGCACCTATTGCCATCGACTTCACGGAAGATGTCAATATCCAGGACATCGACGGCACTGTCACTGACGTGATTATCACCTCCCTGCCGGACGCCGATTCAGGGACTCTGTACTTCAACGGTGAACCGGTGGTGGAAGGCAACACCTACTCACTGTCCGAAGGGTCCTTTTCCTTCCAGGCGGAGGAGACCGACCATTCCACAATCCTGCTTGGGAGCAAGGAAGGGAACGATCCGGGACTCACCAACTGGGGCGCGGACAGCGACGATGTCCGCACAACAACCCTGTCACAAGAAGTTGACGGACACACCGTAACTGTCACCAGCGGCACGGGCGAACTGGTTCAGGACGGCGATGGCAATTATTCCATCGTCAACGCCGGAATAGGGGACGCCCTGCAACAGTACGATGAAAATGATCCCAGTCACATCGGAAGCGGCATCGCTGATAATGATGGAAACGGTATTGAATCGGGAGAAACCATCTCTGTCTCGCTTGGCGGCGTGGTCTCCACGGCCCAAGTCGGTCTTGACGGACTCGGCAGCCACTTTGAAGCAGAGAGCGGAGAACAGGCCAAGGCGGTCTGGATCGCAACTCTTGATGGTGAAGTTGTCGGCTCTGGCGTGGTGGAAAATGCCGTCGACAATGACACACTCTTCGAACAGCTGACCATCACGACTGACATGATCGACGGAGGACTGTTCGATACCATCACCTTTACCACGGACTCGTCGTCCGGTTCCAACTGGGAACTGCGCTATGTTGAGGCTGAATACGGCCTGGACACCTCGTTTACCTATGTCCCCGTCGATAATGACGGTCTGGCTGGAAACGAGTCCTCGGTTTCCATTGAAATTACGCCGGATGTCCTGACAACCAACGAGCCGACAAGTGACAGCTTTGCCACCCATGTTGATCACGGGCAATCCGTTGCAATCGACTTCGGCGGCCATGTGCTCGACGTGGAAGACGGTTCGGTGAACACCGTGGTTATCAAGAGCCTGCCCACTGACGGTTCCCTGGTCGATGATCACGGCAATGCCATCGTGGTTGGACAAGAATATAATGTAAACGACATCAATTATGTCGCTTCCGACAGTACCGACGGACCGGATGCTACGGGAGTTTTCCTCGGCACCCGCCATGAGGGCGACCAGAGCATTGACAACTGGGGAACGGAAGTGGATGCCAACACCCGTGTCCTGCATGTATCTGACACCATCTCCGTGACCGTCTCCAGCAACGATGGAGCCTTGACCCAGTACAATGCTGAGAATCCCAACCACATGGGGGTCGGCATCGGTGACAATGACGGAAACGGCATCAACAGCGGCGAAGTGATCACAGTTGCCTTTGACGGAGCACAGGTCTCTACCGCAGAAGTCACTTTTGACGGTCTCGGCTCTGACTTTGCCGAGGGAGGCAGTGTTGGAGCCACTGCCACATGGGTTGCCTACAACGGAGACACCATCGTGGCCCAGGGCGAAGTATACGCCCCTGAATCGGGGCTGGAAAGCGTCGTCACCATCGGCCAGGATATCCTCAACGGTCAACTCTTTGATCGTATCGAATTCTCCACGGATTCCGACTCTTCTTCAAATTGGGAGCTGCGCTCCGTCGATGCTGAATTCGGCAGCGGGGATTCCTTTGAGTACTATCCTGTTGATTCCGATGGCCTGACAGGGAACGCCTCCACAGTCACGCTCACGTATGATGCACCGGATACCATCACGCATGAAGCCCCGGTCTTGGATCTCGGTGACGGCAGTCAGGTCGTTTACGATGGCGAACATGCCGGCTACACCAATATGCTCGGCATATACTTTGTGGAAGACGGCACTCCGAGCAATCCTGAGATCATTCTCACTGACAGCAAGGATGTGAGCATTCTCAATAATGTGATCGCGACCTTCGAAGGAGACCAGGACGTCCATTTCTTCCTGGTTTCCGATGCAGGCGGAGAATTCTCCGCCGACCAACTCGGATCGGAAATGCATTTTGTGATGGATAACGGGAATTGGGCACTGGCCATGGGCAACGACACCGTGGATGTTCAATTCGACATAGCCCAGTTCAACCCGAACGGCGAAGAAGCCTCCTTCCGGTTCGAAACCAACGCCGACGGCTCCCTGTCGGTGGAAGTTGATGACCAATTGGGCACATGGGACGACGATGATTTCGATGATATCTCAGCCACTGTGAATCTTGTGGATGACGGCACATCCGACTACGCCACCACATGGGTTGAAAATCACGAAGGCGTTTCCATTGCCGGAGACGTGGCCATCAGCGATGAGGACTCCAGCCGGATGTCCAGCGCGACCATTATCCTCACCAACGCCCACGATGGTGACATTCTCAACACGGACGCCCTGCCCGACGGCATCACCGCACAGGTTGTTGACAACGGCGACACCATCACGGTCACGCTGTCCGGAACCATGCCCATCAGCGATTACCAGGAAGCCATTCACTCCATCACCTATGAGAACCATGCCTCATCTGACCCCGACGTGACGGACCGTGTCGTTGAAGTAACCCTCTTCGACGAATCCGGCACTTCCAGCAACGTGGCAACAACGACAATCTCTGTCGTTGACGTGGATGTCTCGAGCCAGATCGTGCTCAACCCGAGCTTTGAATCCTCAGACAGAATTTACGGCAGCTGGACACAGACTGATGGCGTTGACAACTGGAGCAATCCTTCTGACGGCGATATTGAAATCTGGAATAACCATATGGGCAAGAACGCAGCTGACGGGAACCAGTTCATTGAATTGGATTCCGCCAATGACGTGGACTCCCTGTCACAGATCATCGCGACCAAGGCAGGAGAGATGGTCAACCTGAGCTTCGCGTTTGCCCCGCGTCCCGGGACAGCTGGTGAAACCAACGACTTTGATGTCTCATTGGGAGGCGTGCTGGTTGCCACTGTCGCCTGGAATGCCGTTGACCATGTCTTTGAGGTCACACAACCCGGTTCCACAGAGGTCACAACCTTCGATTACGACGGTTCCGACTCCGGCTGGAACACCATAAGCCTGGATGTCCAGGCACCGACCGATCATGCGGAGCTGCTCTTCACCGAACATGGCGATCATAATGACACATTCGGCATTCTGCTAGATGATGTTCAGGTTCACCGCGAATTCGATTCCGAAATCCTCGGCACCCATCATGCGGATACGCTGCTCGGCACCCCCGGAGATGACTTCATCATGGCTGTGGACAATACCAGTGACAGCGGACACCACAATCACTACGGCTCTCATATGACAGGTGATTACATAGATGGTGGAGCCGGACACGACGCCATATACGGCGGAGATGGCAACGACATTCTGATCGGCGGAGAAGGAAACGACTTCATATACGGCGGAGGCGGCAACGACACCATTGACGCTGGCTCCGGCAATGACTTCATCAATGCCGGAAGCGGCCATAATGTCGTCACCACTGGCGATGGAAATGACACACTGTTCATCGACCAGTCTGCTCTCAACCAGTCGCACAGCGAAATCGTGGTCAATGACTTCGTTGTCGGCACCGATGCTCTGGAAATGGGTGACGGAATGTCGGTCAAGGATATTACCACGGTAACGGAAAATTCCATCCAATATACTCAGGTTCTGGTGGGTGACGACCACGATAATAATGTCATCGTCAAGCTCCTGGGTGTGACTCAGACCGATCTTGACAGCCACTCCACCGGGGTTGATGCCGCAACCCATTCAGATGACCTCATTCAGTACATGATCGACTCCGGTCACAACTCATAA
- a CDS encoding cadherin-like domain-containing protein, with translation MADTQSIQLTNGGTIAPPANSQETVSYTLPADGVISFGFEVNDAIFSSNDNDLVITTENGGTIVIEDYAVAAEQGNIPVFELIGGEEVPGNVYLFVFNTAGDTIETAASGSVGGSGVGAYIDDSGALFRSIERIQGQGDLLRSAGEDNDTPLTAGQDSTEIVNNAPEIISEFQLTMNEDNEPNSADNPYIIKDTDILQHVTDDPGSFLSVTQLSVSGGTLTPIEGVSGQWTFVPDQDYFGDIQVSYTVSDSGGLSTSGEGSITILPINDAPVAVDDNGGALLEDGAALTGSVAVNDSDVDNSSDELTYSLDDGQTIPDGLTFNGDGTYSFDASGYDYLAAGESETITVNYTVSDGAASDGATLT, from the coding sequence ATGGCTGATACGCAATCTATACAACTCACGAACGGTGGCACCATAGCGCCACCCGCGAATTCTCAGGAAACGGTTTCATATACACTTCCGGCAGATGGTGTCATTTCATTCGGATTTGAAGTCAACGACGCTATATTCAGTAGCAACGACAACGACCTGGTCATTACTACAGAAAATGGCGGGACCATTGTTATCGAAGATTACGCTGTTGCCGCAGAGCAGGGGAATATTCCCGTTTTCGAGTTGATCGGGGGCGAGGAAGTCCCGGGTAATGTCTATCTTTTTGTCTTCAATACCGCAGGAGACACCATTGAGACTGCCGCCAGCGGGAGCGTGGGAGGGAGCGGTGTCGGCGCATATATAGATGACAGCGGAGCCCTGTTCAGGAGTATCGAGAGAATTCAAGGGCAAGGAGATCTTCTTCGTTCAGCCGGGGAAGACAACGACACCCCTCTCACAGCAGGACAGGATTCCACTGAAATCGTTAACAATGCTCCTGAAATCATCAGTGAATTTCAGCTGACTATGAATGAGGATAACGAGCCGAACAGTGCAGACAACCCTTATATCATTAAGGACACTGACATCCTGCAACACGTCACGGATGACCCAGGATCTTTCCTTTCGGTGACACAACTTTCGGTCTCAGGTGGTACGCTCACCCCGATTGAAGGGGTTTCAGGACAATGGACGTTTGTGCCGGATCAAGATTATTTTGGAGACATTCAAGTCAGCTATACCGTCTCAGACAGCGGTGGACTCTCCACTTCGGGCGAAGGATCAATTACCATCCTGCCTATCAATGACGCCCCGGTTGCCGTGGATGACAACGGCGGCGCTCTTTTGGAAGACGGAGCAGCTTTGACAGGTTCTGTCGCCGTCAATGACTCTGATGTGGACAACTCATCCGATGAACTCACCTATTCCCTCGATGACGGACAGACCATCCCCGATGGCCTAACTTTCAACGGTGACGGAACCTATTCCTTTGACGCCTCAGGCTATGATTATCTCGCCGCAGGTGAATCTGAGACCATCACCGTCAACTACACTGTTTCCGATGGCGCGGCTTCAGACGGCGCAACCCTGAC
- a CDS encoding nitroreductase family protein → MFQFEVDSELCIGCGECAADCPYSVIEMVDDFPTISEEKSKQCIECQHCLAICQPGALSIFGLDPAQSMALPGKPLDPAELELLMLGRRSIRRYKDEPVNPALLDSILEVVRHAPTAVNQRGTVLTVVEDKEAMDALRTRIYDALRQKRDAGELPEEMKFFAGVVKAWDAGKDILFRGAPHFLVVSNPADSPAPVADSLIAMNYFELLASAHGIGTVWDGLAKWALTIVVPEVASMLNIPDNHEIGYMMAFGMPAIRYHRTVQRPGGVVNKVTVEKSK, encoded by the coding sequence ATGTTCCAGTTTGAAGTTGATTCGGAGTTATGTATCGGTTGTGGCGAGTGTGCCGCTGACTGTCCTTATTCTGTAATAGAAATGGTCGATGACTTTCCCACAATCAGTGAGGAGAAATCGAAACAATGTATTGAATGTCAGCACTGTCTTGCAATTTGTCAGCCGGGCGCGCTGTCTATATTCGGTCTTGATCCTGCTCAATCCATGGCTCTGCCTGGAAAGCCGTTGGACCCTGCCGAATTGGAACTGCTGATGTTGGGCCGTCGCTCCATCCGGCGGTATAAGGATGAACCGGTCAATCCGGCTTTGCTCGATTCCATCTTGGAAGTTGTGCGTCATGCCCCTACGGCAGTGAATCAGCGCGGAACGGTGTTGACCGTGGTGGAAGACAAAGAAGCCATGGATGCTCTGCGGACTCGGATCTATGATGCCTTGCGTCAGAAAAGGGATGCCGGAGAATTGCCGGAAGAGATGAAGTTCTTTGCAGGAGTCGTCAAAGCGTGGGATGCAGGGAAAGATATCCTTTTCCGGGGAGCACCGCATTTTCTGGTTGTTTCCAACCCGGCTGATTCTCCAGCACCCGTGGCTGATTCTCTTATTGCCATGAACTATTTTGAGCTGTTGGCGAGCGCTCATGGCATAGGGACTGTATGGGATGGGCTGGCGAAGTGGGCCTTGACCATTGTTGTTCCTGAGGTCGCATCCATGCTCAATATCCCGGACAATCATGAAATAGGCTATATGATGGCGTTTGGCATGCCTGCTATCAGGTATCATCGGACTGTCCAGCGTCCTGGTGGTGTCGTTAATAAGGTCACGGTTGAAAAATCAAAGTGA